In Armatimonadota bacterium, a single window of DNA contains:
- a CDS encoding aminotransferase class V-fold PLP-dependent enzyme, protein MDPQAPSPPPTWDAYRAEFPILRRTTYLNTCSLGALSLRVADAVQRFLREWHERGAASWYARWLPESDRLRTVVAGLVGADPDEVALFPSVSAALAAVASAFDYRDRPGVVASDLDFPTTVYQWLVRESEGVQVDVVRSPDRLTVPVDAYRRAVDRRTQLLVASHVYFTSGAIQDIAALAEVAHRQGALCLVDAYQAVGQLPIDVRAAGVDFLVTGGLKWLLGGPGIAFLYARREVAERLAPRSVGWFAHRDPFAFDVRTFTYAAGARRFEGGTPSVAAVYAARAGAQMVAEVGVERIRRRQVELVGLLVEEARRAGLRPRVPGEVENLAGIVTVPRENPSAVVAALARQGIVVDARPGIVRLSPYFYNTPDECAQVVRALSDLDRAGIR, encoded by the coding sequence CTCTCCCTCCGGGTGGCCGACGCCGTGCAGAGGTTCCTGCGGGAGTGGCACGAGCGGGGCGCAGCGTCGTGGTACGCCCGCTGGCTGCCGGAAAGCGATCGCCTGCGGACGGTGGTGGCGGGGCTGGTGGGGGCCGATCCGGACGAGGTGGCCCTGTTCCCCTCGGTGAGCGCCGCCCTGGCGGCCGTGGCCAGCGCGTTCGATTACCGCGACCGGCCGGGGGTGGTGGCCTCGGACCTGGACTTCCCGACCACCGTGTACCAGTGGCTGGTCCGGGAATCGGAGGGGGTGCAGGTGGACGTGGTCCGCAGTCCGGACCGCCTCACGGTGCCCGTGGACGCCTACCGCCGGGCGGTGGACCGGCGCACGCAGCTGCTGGTGGCCTCCCACGTGTACTTCACCAGCGGCGCCATCCAGGATATCGCGGCGCTGGCGGAGGTGGCCCACCGGCAGGGCGCGCTGTGCCTGGTGGACGCCTACCAGGCCGTCGGCCAGCTGCCCATCGACGTGCGCGCCGCGGGCGTGGACTTCCTGGTCACCGGCGGCCTCAAGTGGCTGCTGGGCGGGCCGGGCATCGCCTTCCTGTACGCCCGGCGTGAGGTCGCCGAGCGGCTGGCTCCGCGCAGCGTGGGGTGGTTCGCCCACCGGGACCCCTTCGCCTTTGACGTCCGGACGTTCACCTATGCGGCGGGCGCCCGCCGCTTTGAGGGGGGCACGCCGTCCGTGGCGGCCGTGTACGCCGCCCGCGCCGGCGCGCAGATGGTGGCGGAGGTGGGCGTGGAGCGCATCCGGCGGCGCCAGGTGGAGCTGGTGGGCCTCCTGGTGGAGGAGGCCCGCCGGGCGGGCCTGCGCCCGCGGGTGCCGGGTGAGGTCGAGAACCTGGCCGGCATCGTCACCGTGCCCCGCGAGAATCCCTCCGCCGTGGTCGCAGCCCTCGCCCGCCAGGGCATCGTGGTGGATGCCCGCCCGGGGATCGTCCGCCTGTCGCCGTACTTCTACAACACGCCCGACGAGTGCGCGCAGGTGGTGCGGGCCCTCTCCGACCTGGACCGCGCCGGCATCCGATGA
- a CDS encoding histidine phosphatase family protein has protein sequence MHLVRHGMHDWLLPGRNRLAGRLPGVHLNRQGREEAERLAARLRGEPLAWVASSPLERTLETAEIIARPHGLAVVPDPRLLEWAFGPWEGMEIDAIRRADPRRWELWRQAPDLFSLAGAETLQEVAERMEAAYREWAGRGGVGVMVSHQDPLAALLCRLVGAPLRAMRALEVPTGALATCRETPWGTVLVRLNPGFPTSVETWKVEGK, from the coding sequence GTGCACCTGGTCCGCCACGGGATGCACGACTGGCTGCTGCCGGGCCGCAACCGCCTGGCCGGCCGGCTGCCGGGCGTGCACCTCAACCGGCAGGGCAGGGAGGAGGCGGAGCGCCTGGCCGCCCGGCTCAGGGGGGAGCCGCTGGCGTGGGTGGCCAGCAGCCCCCTGGAACGCACCCTGGAGACGGCCGAGATCATCGCCCGTCCCCACGGCCTGGCCGTGGTCCCGGACCCGCGGCTGCTGGAGTGGGCGTTCGGCCCCTGGGAGGGGATGGAGATCGACGCCATCCGCCGGGCCGACCCGCGCCGGTGGGAGCTGTGGCGGCAGGCGCCCGACCTGTTCTCCCTGGCCGGCGCCGAGACGCTTCAGGAGGTGGCCGAGCGGATGGAAGCCGCCTACCGGGAGTGGGCCGGCCGGGGCGGGGTGGGGGTGATGGTGTCCCACCAGGACCCCCTGGCCGCCCTGCTGTGCCGGCTGGTCGGCGCCCCCCTGCGGGCGATGCGGGCGCTGGAGGTGCCCACGGGAGCGCTGGCCACATGCCGGGAGACGCCCTGGGGCACCGTGCTGGTGCGCCTCAACCCCGGATTCCCGACGAGCGTGGAAACGTGGAAGGTCGAGGGCAAATGA